The following are from one region of the Streptomyces changanensis genome:
- a CDS encoding amidohydrolase, with protein MSRDPEADVPGETPLLGTLPESLRTELIAFRRDLHMHPELGNQEFRTTAALKARLEAAGLRPRVLPSGTGLTCDIGTWDGHRAMLAIRADIDALPIPDTKVDCAYRSTVPDRAHACGHDVHTTTVLGAGLVLADLHRQGLLPRPVRLLFQPAEEVLPGGAVEAVEAGVLDGVGRIIAVHCDPRVDAGRIGLRVGPITSACDRLEVTLDGPGGHTARPHLTTDMVTAVARVATDVPALLARRVDARSGLVLTWGRIEAGHAPNVIPQHAELGGTVRCLDLEAWRGAPDQVYAAIDEVATLHGAKSQINYVRGVPPVVNDPVIAELLREAMERRCGPYSVEDTEQSLGGEDFSWYLEHVPGAMARLGVRRPGDPARHDLHRGDFDVDEAAIKVGVELFTAAALIDAGAA; from the coding sequence ATGTCCCGCGATCCCGAAGCCGACGTTCCCGGCGAAACGCCCCTCCTCGGTACGCTGCCGGAGTCACTCCGTACCGAGCTGATCGCTTTCCGCCGGGATTTGCACATGCACCCGGAGCTGGGCAACCAGGAGTTTCGCACCACCGCGGCGCTCAAGGCCCGGCTGGAGGCCGCCGGCCTCCGCCCCCGGGTCCTGCCCAGCGGCACCGGGCTCACCTGCGACATCGGCACGTGGGACGGGCACCGCGCCATGCTCGCGATCCGCGCGGACATCGACGCCCTGCCCATCCCGGACACCAAGGTGGACTGCGCCTACCGCTCCACCGTCCCCGACCGCGCGCACGCCTGCGGCCACGACGTCCACACCACCACGGTGCTGGGCGCCGGCCTCGTCCTCGCCGACCTGCACCGCCAGGGCCTGCTGCCGCGCCCGGTCCGCCTCCTCTTCCAGCCCGCCGAGGAGGTCCTGCCCGGCGGAGCCGTGGAGGCCGTCGAGGCGGGCGTCCTGGACGGCGTCGGCCGGATCATCGCGGTCCACTGCGACCCGCGCGTCGACGCCGGCCGGATCGGCCTGCGCGTCGGCCCCATCACCTCGGCGTGCGACCGCCTGGAGGTCACCCTCGACGGCCCCGGCGGCCACACCGCCCGCCCGCACCTGACGACGGACATGGTCACCGCCGTGGCCCGGGTCGCGACGGACGTCCCCGCGCTGCTCGCCCGCCGCGTGGACGCCCGTTCCGGCCTGGTCCTGACCTGGGGCCGCATCGAGGCCGGCCACGCGCCGAACGTCATCCCCCAGCACGCCGAGCTGGGCGGCACGGTCCGCTGCCTCGACCTGGAGGCGTGGCGCGGCGCCCCGGACCAGGTGTACGCCGCGATCGACGAGGTCGCGACCCTGCACGGCGCCAAGTCCCAGATCAACTACGTACGCGGGGTGCCGCCCGTGGTGAACGACCCGGTCATCGCCGAGCTCCTGCGCGAGGCCATGGAGCGCCGCTGCGGCCCGTACTCCGTGGAGGACACCGAGCAGTCCCTCGGCGGCGAGGACTTCTCCTGGTACCTGGAGCACGTCCCCGGCGCGATGGCCCGCCTCGGCGTCCGGCGCCCCGGCGACCCGGCCCGCCATGACCTGCACCGCGGCGACTTCGACGTCGACGAGGCCGCGATCAAGGTCGGTGTGGAGCTGTTCACCGCCGCGGCCCTGATCGACGCGGGCGCCGCCTGA
- a CDS encoding BMP family lipoprotein, with protein MRRITRIATAGIASAALALSVTACGGDKKSDAGADSKGGTAAIAYDIGGRGDQSFNDAAYAGLAKAEKDFGVKGTEAEPSEGEGDPDKVQRLTSLARAGNNPVIGVGFAYAPAIAEVAPKFPNTTFGLIDDTSKTGKNIANLVFNEEQGSYLAGVAAAKVTKSNTVGFIGGVETPLIKKFEAGFVQGVKDTNKNVNVKVQYLTQPPDFGGFSKPDLGKAAAQGQIDAGADVVYAAAGLAGSGSIEAAAKAKKWAIGVDSDQYNQSGLAAYKEYILTSVTKDVSGSVYNLIKSVKDGKPQSGEIRYGLDKDGVGLARSNPAFTKMTDVMTAVDQAKAGITAGKIKVKTAP; from the coding sequence TTGCGCCGGATCACCAGGATCGCCACCGCGGGTATCGCGTCCGCGGCCCTCGCCCTCAGTGTCACCGCCTGTGGTGGAGACAAGAAGTCGGACGCCGGTGCCGACTCGAAGGGCGGCACGGCCGCCATCGCGTACGACATCGGTGGTCGCGGCGACCAGTCGTTCAACGACGCCGCCTACGCCGGTCTCGCCAAGGCCGAGAAGGACTTCGGCGTCAAGGGCACGGAGGCCGAGCCCAGCGAGGGCGAGGGCGACCCGGACAAGGTCCAGCGCCTCACCTCCCTCGCCCGCGCCGGCAACAACCCGGTGATCGGCGTGGGCTTCGCGTACGCGCCCGCCATCGCCGAGGTCGCGCCGAAGTTCCCGAACACCACGTTCGGCCTCATCGACGACACGTCGAAGACCGGCAAGAACATCGCCAACCTGGTCTTCAACGAGGAGCAGGGCTCCTACCTGGCCGGCGTCGCCGCCGCCAAGGTGACCAAGTCCAACACCGTCGGCTTCATCGGCGGCGTCGAGACCCCGCTCATCAAGAAGTTCGAGGCGGGCTTCGTCCAGGGCGTCAAGGACACCAACAAGAACGTCAACGTCAAGGTCCAGTACCTGACGCAGCCGCCGGACTTCGGTGGCTTCTCCAAGCCCGACCTGGGCAAGGCCGCCGCGCAGGGCCAGATCGACGCGGGCGCCGACGTGGTCTACGCCGCCGCCGGCCTCGCCGGCTCCGGCTCCATCGAGGCCGCGGCGAAGGCGAAGAAGTGGGCCATCGGCGTCGACTCGGACCAGTACAACCAGTCCGGCCTCGCCGCGTACAAGGAGTACATCCTCACCTCGGTGACCAAGGACGTCTCCGGCTCGGTCTACAACCTGATCAAGTCCGTCAAGGACGGCAAGCCGCAGAGCGGTGAGATCCGCTACGGCCTGGACAAGGACGGCGTGGGCCTGGCCCGCTCCAACCCGGCCTTCACCAAGATGACCGACGTCATGACCGCGGTGGACCAGGCCAAGGCCGGCATCACCGCCGGCAAGATCAAGGTCAAGACCGCTCCGTAA
- a CDS encoding ABC transporter ATP-binding protein — protein sequence MGFGIRDRYARRKLSGAITSATPSPHRAQRARPSPASSLLSRQGECVINASSPPAVELRGITKRFPGVVANHDIHLTVRKGTVHALCGENGAGKSTLMKILYGMQKPDEGTITIDGRDVTFSSPADAIATGIGMVHQHFMLADNLTVLENVVLGGEKLYGIGAKARDKIKEISDAYGLNIRPDVLVEHLGVADRQRVEILKVLYRGARTLILDEPTAVLVPQEVEALFDNLRELKAEGLTVIFISHKLGEVLSVADDITVIRRGTTVGTADPRTTTTKQLAELMVGAELPSPETRESTVTDVPMLTVENLRLAQTDPDGVVREVLGGIGFTIHKGEVMGIAGVEGNGQTELIEALMGMRDPDGGVITLDGADISHAPTRRRREGGIGYIPEDRHRHGLLLESPLWENRILGHVTEAPNSKRGVLDLKAARQDTERIVREYDVRTPGIEVTAASLSGGNQQKLIVGREMSHQPKLLIAAHPTRGVDVGAQAQIWDQIREARREGLAVLLISADLDELIGLSDTLRVMYRGRLVADADPATITPEELGSAMTGAATGHLEHNHDADGEGR from the coding sequence ATGGGTTTTGGCATTAGGGATCGCTACGCGCGTAGAAAACTCTCCGGCGCGATAACTTCGGCCACACCGAGCCCCCACCGTGCCCAGCGTGCCCGCCCGTCCCCCGCTTCTTCGCTCCTTTCTCGCCAAGGAGAGTGCGTCATCAACGCGTCCAGCCCCCCCGCCGTCGAACTGCGCGGCATCACCAAGCGCTTCCCCGGTGTCGTCGCCAACCACGACATCCACCTCACCGTCCGCAAGGGCACGGTCCACGCCCTCTGCGGTGAGAACGGCGCCGGCAAGTCGACCCTCATGAAGATCCTCTACGGCATGCAGAAGCCGGACGAGGGCACGATCACCATCGACGGCCGAGACGTCACCTTCAGCAGCCCGGCCGACGCCATCGCCACCGGCATCGGCATGGTCCACCAGCACTTCATGCTGGCGGACAACCTCACCGTCCTGGAGAACGTCGTCCTCGGCGGCGAGAAGCTGTACGGCATCGGCGCCAAGGCCCGCGACAAGATCAAGGAGATCTCCGACGCGTACGGGCTGAACATCCGCCCGGACGTGCTCGTCGAGCACCTCGGCGTCGCCGACCGCCAGCGCGTGGAGATCCTCAAGGTCCTCTACCGCGGCGCCCGCACGCTCATCCTGGACGAGCCGACCGCCGTGCTCGTGCCCCAGGAGGTCGAGGCGCTCTTCGACAACCTGCGGGAGCTCAAGGCCGAGGGCCTCACCGTCATCTTCATCTCCCACAAGCTGGGCGAGGTGCTGTCCGTCGCCGACGACATCACCGTCATCCGGCGCGGTACGACCGTCGGCACCGCCGACCCGAGGACGACCACCACCAAGCAGCTCGCCGAGCTGATGGTCGGCGCCGAGCTGCCCTCCCCGGAGACCCGCGAGTCCACGGTCACCGACGTCCCGATGCTCACGGTCGAAAACCTGCGGCTCGCCCAGACCGACCCCGACGGCGTCGTCCGCGAGGTCCTCGGCGGGATCGGGTTCACCATCCACAAGGGCGAGGTCATGGGCATCGCTGGCGTGGAGGGCAACGGCCAGACCGAGCTGATCGAAGCCCTCATGGGCATGCGCGACCCCGACGGCGGCGTCATCACCCTCGACGGCGCAGACATCTCCCACGCCCCGACGCGCAGGCGCCGGGAGGGCGGCATCGGCTACATCCCCGAGGACCGGCACCGCCACGGCCTGCTGCTGGAGTCCCCGCTGTGGGAGAACCGCATCCTCGGTCACGTCACCGAGGCCCCCAACAGCAAGCGCGGCGTCCTCGACCTGAAGGCCGCGCGCCAGGACACCGAGCGGATCGTGCGCGAGTACGACGTGCGCACCCCCGGCATCGAGGTCACCGCGGCCTCCCTGTCCGGCGGCAACCAGCAGAAGCTGATCGTCGGCCGCGAGATGAGCCACCAGCCGAAGCTGCTGATCGCCGCCCACCCCACCCGCGGTGTGGACGTGGGCGCGCAGGCGCAGATCTGGGACCAGATCCGGGAGGCCCGGCGGGAGGGCCTCGCGGTACTGCTGATCTCCGCCGACCTGGACGAGCTGATCGGGCTCTCCGACACCCTGCGGGTGATGTACCGCGGCCGCCTGGTCGCGGACGCCGACCCCGCCACGATCACCCCCGAGGAGCTGGGCTCTGCCATGACGGGCGCCGCCACCGGTCACCTCGAGCACAACCACGACGCGGACGGTGAGGGCCGATGA
- a CDS encoding ABC transporter permease, which translates to MKKFDKDKVLLGLAGPALALAVAFVLTSIVLLASGRDPIQPYVLMMETAEFPDVQVLIINQTGTYYLAALAVAIGFRMNLFNIGVDGQYRLAAMLAAVVGASVELPGPLHLLLIVLVAVLVGAFWAGIAGFLKTTRGVSEVVSTIMLNAIATSLIAWMILPANLGVQPPGSNDLTTGVIAESGWLTGLAVEGGNIYGFTFVAFALGVVYWFVLNRTRFGFDLRATGASSTAAQASGVDAKKMVLTAMLLSGGVAGLTGLPLLLGQTHTYSLSFPAGVGFVGITVALLGRNSPIGIFFAALLISFLEKASGSVIDADFEKEIATIMQGLIVISVVVSYEVVRQYGLRRQQQKVGEELAAQARKNKEDVAA; encoded by the coding sequence ATGAAGAAGTTCGACAAGGACAAGGTGCTGCTGGGTCTGGCGGGCCCGGCGCTCGCCCTGGCCGTGGCCTTCGTCCTGACCTCGATCGTGCTGCTGGCCTCGGGCCGCGACCCGATCCAGCCGTACGTCCTGATGATGGAGACCGCGGAGTTCCCGGACGTCCAGGTCCTCATCATCAACCAGACCGGCACGTACTACCTGGCAGCCCTGGCCGTCGCCATCGGCTTCCGGATGAACCTGTTCAACATCGGCGTCGACGGCCAGTACCGCCTCGCGGCGATGCTCGCCGCCGTCGTCGGTGCCTCCGTCGAGCTGCCCGGGCCGCTGCACCTGCTGCTGATCGTGCTCGTCGCCGTGCTCGTCGGCGCCTTCTGGGCCGGCATCGCCGGCTTCCTGAAGACCACCCGCGGGGTCAGCGAGGTCGTCTCCACGATCATGCTGAACGCCATCGCGACCAGCCTGATCGCCTGGATGATCCTGCCGGCCAACCTCGGCGTCCAGCCCCCCGGCTCGAACGACCTCACCACCGGTGTGATCGCCGAGTCCGGCTGGCTGACCGGCCTCGCCGTCGAGGGCGGCAACATCTACGGCTTCACCTTCGTCGCGTTCGCCCTCGGCGTCGTCTACTGGTTCGTCCTCAACCGCACCCGCTTCGGCTTCGACCTGCGCGCCACGGGCGCCAGCTCGACCGCCGCGCAGGCGAGCGGCGTCGACGCCAAGAAGATGGTCCTCACCGCGATGCTGCTCTCCGGCGGCGTCGCCGGTCTGACCGGCCTGCCGCTGCTGCTCGGCCAGACCCACACGTACAGCCTGAGCTTCCCCGCCGGCGTCGGCTTCGTGGGCATCACCGTCGCCCTGCTCGGGCGCAACAGCCCGATCGGCATCTTCTTCGCCGCCCTGCTCATCTCCTTCCTGGAGAAGGCGTCCGGATCGGTGATCGACGCGGACTTCGAGAAGGAGATCGCCACGATCATGCAGGGCCTCATCGTGATCTCGGTCGTCGTGTCGTACGAGGTCGTCCGGCAGTACGGGCTCCGCCGGCAGCAGCAGAAGGTCGGCGAGGAACTTGCCGCCCAGGCCCGCAAGAACAAGGAGGACGTGGCGGCATGA
- a CDS encoding ABC transporter permease, whose amino-acid sequence MSEIESTSTVTAAGATAPAKGGGRRKLTLPVILLFVAGGLLLFSLVRAVSGADDLTSVGQVSGALQLAVPIGLAGLGGLWAERAGVVNIGLEGMMILGTWFGAWAGYQWGPWTGVAVGILGGALGGLIHAIMTVTFNVNHIVSGVAITILATGATRYLSNFTFAEAPGGSSKQSPRVEGIDRITVPGLSDWLGDLQEKHWFFVSDLAGLLGGLVTNLSVLTVVALLLVPGTWWVLWRTGFGLRLRSCGENPVAAESLGVNVYKYKYIAVLVSGALAGLGGAFLAIVSTGIYQEGQTGGRGYIGLAAMIFGNWMPGGLALGAGLFGFTDSLKLRGGAENVHAMLLLLAILLVFACAWTLYKKKYTAAVVSAVFSAVLFLWYSATDILPSQFVDAAPYVTTLLVLALSAQRLRMPKANGMPYKKGQGK is encoded by the coding sequence ATGAGCGAGATCGAATCCACGAGCACGGTGACCGCCGCGGGCGCCACCGCGCCGGCCAAGGGCGGGGGGCGCCGCAAGCTGACCCTGCCGGTCATCCTGCTGTTCGTCGCGGGCGGTCTGCTCCTGTTCTCGCTGGTCCGCGCGGTCAGCGGCGCCGACGACCTGACCTCCGTGGGCCAGGTGTCCGGCGCCCTCCAGCTCGCCGTGCCGATCGGCCTCGCCGGACTCGGCGGCCTGTGGGCCGAGCGGGCCGGCGTGGTCAACATCGGCCTCGAGGGCATGATGATCCTCGGCACCTGGTTCGGTGCCTGGGCCGGTTACCAGTGGGGCCCGTGGACCGGTGTGGCCGTCGGCATCCTCGGCGGCGCGCTGGGCGGCCTGATCCACGCGATCATGACCGTCACGTTCAACGTCAACCACATCGTCTCCGGTGTGGCCATCACCATCCTGGCGACCGGCGCCACCCGCTACCTGTCGAACTTCACGTTCGCCGAGGCCCCGGGCGGCTCCTCCAAGCAGTCCCCGCGCGTCGAGGGCATCGACCGCATCACCGTCCCGGGGTTGTCGGACTGGCTCGGCGACCTCCAGGAGAAGCACTGGTTCTTCGTCTCGGACCTGGCGGGCCTGCTCGGCGGCCTGGTCACGAACCTGTCCGTGCTCACCGTCGTCGCCCTGCTCCTCGTCCCCGGCACCTGGTGGGTCCTGTGGCGCACCGGCTTCGGCCTGCGGCTGCGCTCCTGCGGTGAGAACCCGGTCGCGGCCGAGTCCCTGGGCGTGAACGTCTACAAGTACAAGTACATCGCGGTCCTCGTCTCCGGCGCCCTCGCCGGCCTCGGCGGCGCCTTCCTCGCGATCGTCTCCACCGGCATCTACCAGGAGGGCCAGACCGGCGGCCGCGGTTACATCGGCCTCGCCGCGATGATCTTCGGCAACTGGATGCCCGGCGGCCTCGCCCTCGGCGCCGGCCTCTTCGGCTTCACCGACAGCCTCAAGCTGCGCGGCGGCGCCGAGAACGTCCACGCGATGCTGCTCCTGCTGGCGATCCTGCTGGTCTTCGCGTGCGCCTGGACCCTGTACAAGAAGAAGTACACGGCCGCGGTGGTCTCCGCCGTCTTCTCCGCCGTGCTGTTCCTCTGGTACTCCGCCACCGACATCCTGCCCAGCCAGTTCGTCGACGCGGCGCCCTACGTCACCACCCTGCTGGTACTGGCGTTGTCGGCGCAGCGGTTGAGGATGCCCAAGGCGAACGGCATGCCGTACAAGAAGGGCCAGGGCAAGTGA
- a CDS encoding cytidine deaminase, with amino-acid sequence MTPAGRSSFDWETLRAAARDAMSRAYAPYSGYPVGAAAVVDDGRTVTGCNVENASYGIGLCAECGLVSQLQVTGGGRLTHFACVDGRGETLVPCGRCRQLLFEFGGGELLVDTPDGIRTLDEMLPQAFGPKHLT; translated from the coding sequence GTGACCCCGGCCGGGCGGTCGTCCTTCGACTGGGAGACCCTGCGCGCCGCCGCCCGGGACGCCATGTCCCGCGCGTACGCGCCGTACTCGGGCTACCCGGTCGGGGCGGCCGCCGTGGTCGACGACGGCCGCACGGTCACCGGCTGCAACGTCGAGAACGCCTCGTACGGCATCGGCCTGTGCGCCGAGTGCGGGCTCGTCTCCCAGCTCCAGGTCACGGGCGGCGGCCGGCTCACGCACTTCGCGTGCGTGGACGGGCGCGGCGAGACGCTCGTGCCCTGCGGGCGCTGCCGGCAGCTCCTCTTCGAGTTCGGCGGCGGCGAGCTGCTGGTGGACACCCCCGACGGGATCCGCACGCTGGACGAGATGCTGCCGCAGGCGTTCGGCCCGAAGCACCTCACCTGA
- a CDS encoding thymidine phosphorylase has product MDAISVIRTKRDRGELTPEQIDWVIDAYTRGEVADEQMSALAMAILLNGMNRSEIARWTAAMIASGERMDFSSLSRPTADKHSTGGVGDKITLPLAPLVAACGAAVPQLSGRGLGHTGGTLDKLESIPGWRALLSNEEMLHVLDTTGAVICAAGDGLAPADKKLYALRDVTGTVEAIPLIASSIMSKKIAEGTGSLVLDVKVGSGAFMKTIEDARELASTMVGLGTDHGVRTVALLTDMSTPLGLTAGNALEVRESVEVLAGGGPADVVELTVALAREMLDAAGIKDADPAKALADGSAMDVWRRMIAAQGGDPDATLPVAREQHVVTAPSSGVLTRLDAYGVGVAAWRLGAGRARKEDPVQAGAGVELHAKPGDTVTAGQPLMTLHTDTPEKFDYALKSLDGTYDVAPAGTSYEPTPVVLERIA; this is encoded by the coding sequence ATGGACGCGATTTCCGTCATCCGCACGAAGCGGGACCGAGGCGAGCTGACCCCCGAGCAGATCGACTGGGTCATCGACGCGTACACGCGCGGCGAGGTCGCCGACGAGCAGATGTCCGCCCTCGCCATGGCGATCCTGCTCAACGGCATGAACCGCTCGGAGATCGCCCGCTGGACCGCCGCGATGATCGCCTCCGGCGAGCGGATGGACTTCTCCTCCCTCTCCCGCCCCACGGCGGACAAGCACTCCACCGGCGGCGTCGGCGACAAGATCACCCTGCCGCTCGCCCCGCTCGTCGCCGCGTGCGGCGCCGCCGTGCCGCAGCTGTCGGGCCGCGGCCTCGGCCACACCGGCGGCACCCTCGACAAGCTGGAGTCCATCCCCGGCTGGCGCGCGCTGCTCTCCAACGAGGAGATGCTGCACGTCCTCGACACCACCGGCGCCGTGATCTGCGCGGCCGGTGACGGGCTGGCCCCGGCCGACAAGAAGCTGTACGCGCTGCGCGACGTCACCGGCACGGTCGAGGCGATCCCGCTGATCGCCTCCTCGATCATGTCGAAGAAGATCGCCGAGGGCACCGGTTCGCTGGTCCTCGACGTGAAGGTCGGCTCCGGCGCCTTCATGAAGACCATCGAGGACGCCCGCGAGCTGGCCTCCACCATGGTGGGCCTGGGCACCGACCACGGCGTGAGGACCGTCGCCCTCCTCACCGACATGTCGACCCCGCTCGGCCTGACCGCGGGCAACGCCCTGGAGGTCCGCGAGTCCGTCGAGGTCCTCGCCGGCGGCGGCCCCGCCGACGTCGTGGAGCTCACCGTCGCGCTCGCCCGCGAGATGCTCGACGCGGCCGGCATCAAGGACGCCGACCCGGCGAAGGCCCTCGCCGACGGCTCCGCCATGGACGTGTGGCGCCGCATGATCGCCGCGCAGGGCGGCGACCCGGACGCCACCCTCCCGGTCGCCCGCGAGCAGCACGTCGTCACGGCCCCGTCGTCCGGCGTGCTCACCCGCCTCGACGCGTACGGTGTCGGCGTCGCCGCCTGGCGCCTCGGCGCGGGCCGCGCCCGCAAGGAGGACCCCGTGCAGGCCGGCGCGGGCGTCGAACTGCACGCCAAACCGGGCGACACGGTCACGGCGGGCCAGCCGCTGATGACGCTGCACACGGACACCCCGGAGAAGTTCGACTACGCCCTGAAGTCCCTGGACGGCACCTACGACGTCGCCCCGGCGGGCACGTCGTACGAGCCGACCCCGGTCGTCCTGGAGCGCATCGCCTGA
- a CDS encoding Uma2 family endonuclease, with the protein MSALAIEPEPPCGDGWDELVRIWEATDAPEGCKVEIIEGVVTVTPGPANSHNDTADLVQRRLYGVIPEDWGIYQTQTVAIPSRQGMFIPDLLVAPRAALKEHGHYVPLAVAELIVEITSRSNANHDRVEKLHGYATAGVPLYLLLDSWHSGRPTATLYGEPRNGMYRVLDTVKYGEELRLPAPFDLVLDTGEFPGA; encoded by the coding sequence ATGAGCGCACTCGCCATCGAGCCGGAGCCCCCCTGTGGCGACGGCTGGGACGAGCTCGTCCGTATCTGGGAGGCGACGGACGCGCCCGAGGGGTGCAAGGTGGAGATCATCGAAGGGGTCGTCACCGTGACACCTGGGCCTGCCAACAGCCACAACGACACTGCCGACTTGGTCCAACGCCGTTTGTACGGGGTGATCCCAGAGGATTGGGGAATCTACCAAACGCAGACCGTGGCCATCCCCTCGCGACAGGGGATGTTCATTCCCGACCTGCTTGTGGCGCCCCGGGCGGCCCTGAAGGAGCACGGCCACTATGTCCCCCTCGCCGTCGCCGAACTGATCGTCGAGATCACGTCGAGATCGAACGCGAACCACGACCGTGTCGAGAAGCTCCACGGCTACGCCACGGCGGGCGTGCCGCTCTACCTGCTGCTCGACAGCTGGCACTCGGGTCGCCCCACCGCGACCCTGTACGGAGAGCCGAGGAACGGCATGTACCGCGTGCTCGACACCGTCAAGTACGGCGAGGAGCTGCGGCTCCCCGCCCCCTTCGACCTCGTCCTCGACACCGGCGAGTTCCCCGGCGCCTGA
- a CDS encoding STAS domain-containing protein, translating into MDATDPKVFHVAGPVEPADVPRLCEELSALLREGTAAGGEVVCEVGGVGRPGLATVDALARLHLTARRLGHRMAVRGAGPDLRLLLELVGLAGILSPPAGPAGRRGGTSASRPGTT; encoded by the coding sequence GTGGACGCCACCGATCCGAAAGTCTTCCACGTCGCCGGCCCCGTCGAGCCGGCCGACGTCCCGCGCCTCTGCGAGGAGCTGAGCGCGCTGCTCCGCGAGGGCACGGCCGCCGGCGGCGAGGTCGTCTGCGAGGTCGGCGGGGTGGGCCGGCCGGGCCTCGCCACCGTCGACGCGCTGGCCCGGCTGCACCTGACCGCCCGGCGCCTCGGCCACCGGATGGCCGTGCGCGGCGCCGGGCCCGACCTGCGGCTGCTGCTGGAACTGGTCGGTCTGGCCGGGATTCTCAGCCCTCCAGCCGGTCCGGCAGGTCGAAGAGGGGGAACCAGCGCTTCACGTCCAGGAACGACGTGA
- a CDS encoding sigma-70 family RNA polymerase sigma factor, with translation MADVAAPEDPETRLEEYRTELTGYCYRMLGSAFEAEDAVQDTMVRAWRSIDRFEGRSSLRSWLYRIATNVCLDALNAGNRRARPMDLTAATPVAQAQLTARPEVTWLEPVPDGRVLPQSADPAEAALARESVRLAFVAALQHLPAKQRAVLILREVLAWKASEVAELLDTSVASVNSALQRARATLAASDPARTDAADPLDEEQRGLLDRYVAAFEAYDMAALTALLHEDATLSMPPYDLWLRGHDDIVGWMLGVGEVCRGSRLVPVVANGTPAFAHYHPDPEGGFSPWALMVIEIVDGKVSGITSFLDVKRWFPLFDLPDRLEG, from the coding sequence ATGGCGGACGTGGCGGCTCCGGAGGATCCGGAGACCCGGCTGGAGGAGTACCGGACGGAGCTGACCGGTTACTGCTACCGGATGCTCGGTTCGGCCTTCGAGGCGGAGGACGCCGTACAGGACACGATGGTCCGCGCGTGGCGGAGCATCGACCGGTTCGAGGGCCGCTCGTCGCTGCGCTCCTGGCTCTACCGCATCGCGACGAACGTCTGCCTGGACGCGCTCAACGCGGGCAACCGCCGCGCCCGCCCCATGGACCTGACGGCGGCCACGCCCGTCGCCCAGGCCCAGCTCACGGCCCGTCCCGAGGTCACCTGGCTGGAGCCGGTGCCCGACGGGCGGGTGCTCCCCCAGAGCGCCGACCCGGCGGAGGCGGCGCTCGCCCGCGAGTCCGTGCGCCTGGCGTTCGTTGCGGCGCTCCAGCACCTGCCGGCGAAGCAGCGGGCGGTGCTCATCCTGCGCGAGGTGCTCGCCTGGAAGGCGAGCGAGGTCGCGGAGCTCCTGGACACCTCGGTCGCCTCGGTGAACAGCGCGCTCCAGCGCGCGCGGGCCACCCTCGCCGCGTCCGACCCGGCGCGGACGGACGCGGCGGACCCGCTCGACGAGGAGCAGCGCGGCCTCCTCGACCGGTACGTGGCGGCCTTCGAGGCGTACGACATGGCGGCGCTGACGGCGCTGCTCCACGAGGACGCGACGCTCTCCATGCCGCCCTACGACCTGTGGCTGCGCGGCCACGACGACATCGTCGGCTGGATGCTCGGCGTCGGTGAGGTGTGCCGGGGCTCGCGCCTGGTGCCGGTGGTGGCCAACGGCACGCCGGCGTTCGCCCACTACCACCCGGACCCGGAGGGCGGGTTCAGTCCGTGGGCGCTCATGGTCATCGAGATCGTGGACGGGAAGGTCTCGGGGATCACGTCGTTCCTGGACGTGAAGCGCTGGTTCCCCCTCTTCGACCTGCCGGACCGGCTGGAGGGCTGA
- a CDS encoding L,D-transpeptidase family protein — protein MGVKGGAWRRRTGVVLGATGLVVPLALTVGAGSAHAATACTAGTGPYQKQVEKFLGRTVDGKQSTGDCQAIRSFQQTHGITPSAGYAGPLTWRTMDTMLQQRAAGKTPNKAGKCPVNKGRIACVDLTRQLSWVQDGSKLVYGPVPVRTGRDGAETRTGAKKVYQRTLNHWSTLYKVWMPYSQFFDGGQAFHSTTKSMWNPPGSGGCVNMRPNDAKAYWNLLKNGDDVFVYGRKPGT, from the coding sequence ATGGGGGTCAAGGGCGGGGCATGGCGGCGGCGCACCGGAGTGGTGCTCGGCGCCACCGGGCTCGTCGTGCCGCTGGCACTGACCGTGGGCGCGGGTTCCGCGCACGCGGCCACGGCGTGCACGGCGGGGACGGGACCGTACCAGAAGCAGGTGGAGAAGTTCCTCGGCAGGACCGTGGACGGCAAGCAGTCCACGGGTGACTGCCAGGCGATCCGCTCGTTCCAGCAGACGCACGGCATCACGCCGAGCGCCGGTTACGCGGGGCCGCTGACCTGGCGGACCATGGACACGATGCTGCAGCAGCGGGCCGCGGGGAAGACGCCGAACAAGGCGGGCAAGTGCCCGGTCAACAAGGGCCGCATCGCCTGCGTCGACCTGACCAGGCAGCTCAGCTGGGTCCAGGACGGGTCGAAGCTCGTGTACGGGCCGGTGCCGGTCCGCACGGGCCGTGACGGCGCCGAGACGCGCACCGGCGCGAAGAAGGTCTACCAGCGCACGCTCAACCACTGGTCGACCCTCTACAAGGTGTGGATGCCGTACTCGCAGTTCTTCGACGGCGGGCAGGCGTTCCACTCGACGACCAAGTCGATGTGGAACCCGCCGGGTTCCGGGGGCTGCGTCAACATGCGGCCCAACGACGCGAAGGCATACTGGAACCTGCTGAAGAACGGCGACGACGTGTTCGTGTACGGGCGCAAGCCCGGCACGTGA